Within Saccharomonospora cyanea NA-134, the genomic segment GGCCCGTCCACGCCGATGAACCGCAGCGCGACCTCGCCCACGATGGCCGACAGTTCGATCCCCCACTCGCCACGCCCGAGGGCCACGCGCGCGCCGTCGGAGCGCAACTGCTCGGCCAGCTCACCGCTGACCTCGCGCCACAGCCCTCCCGACCTCGGTGCCGCGTACGCGCTTACCGTGACCTGTCCCTGAGGGGTCACCACGTGGACCGCGCGCACCGTGCCGCTGCCCTGGTCCATCTCCACCTGTACCTGCGAACCGTTCGGCACAGGCACCCGGATGGAACCGAGGTCCATCCTCGGGACACCGTCTTCGGGCGCCTCCGAGACGTCGTACGGGCCCTCGGAGCGGCCGTCCCCGTCCACGGTGTCCTCCGGATCGGCCTCCGCGCCGGTCCCGGTGTCGTACGGCTCACGCCCGAAGTCGTGGTCGTCGACCGCCTGCTTCCGCTTCCGTCGTCCGAAAATGCCCACTCAGTTCTCCGTTCCGAGCGCGGCATGGCCACCCGTCGAGCCGTAGCCGCCCGCTCCCCGTACCGTGTCGTCCAATTGCTCGACCTCGACGAAGTCGGCGCGCTCCACCCGCTGCACCACCAGTTGCGCGATGCGGTCGCCCCGCCGCAGCACGATCGGCTCCCTGGGGTCGAGGTTCACGAGGCACACCCGGATCTCGCCCCGGTATCCGGAGTCGACCGTCCCCGGCGCGTTGACGATCGAGAGTCCCGTCCTGGCCGCGAGGCCCGAACGGGGATGCACGAAACCGGCGTACCCCTCGGGCAACGCGACGGCGACGCCCGTGCCCACCACGACCCGTTCACCGGGAGCGATACGCACGTCGGACGTCGTCACCAGATCGGCGCCCGCGTCACCGGGATGCGCGTACGACGGCAACGCGACATCCGGGTCGAGCCGGGAGATGAGGACCTGCACGCTGGACACGACTCGCGAGACTACCCTGATGTGGGTGACCGAGAGCGCGAACACGCGGACAAGAACTGATCTTGCGTATGCCGAGCGGCTCGCCGTGGCCTGGTGGGGCTGGTTGTTGCCGGTGGCGGCCGCCGTGCTCCTCGCGGCGCAGGTCCAGTTCGCCTATCCCGCTGTGCCGGCGTGGGCGCCCTACGCGGTGCTCGTGCCGCTGGCCGTCACGGTGGTCCTCGCCCTCGGCCGCATGCGCGTCAGGGTGGAGACGGGCGACGAGCCCCAACTGTGGGTGGGCGGGGCGCACCTGCCGTTGCGGTACGTGGCGGCCGTGGACGTGGTGACCAAACAGGACAAGCGCAAGGCGCTCGGGCCGGAACTCGACCCGGCGGCGTTCTGCGTGCACAAGCCCTGGATCGGCACGATGGTCCGGGTCCATCTCGACGACCCGCAGGATCCGACCCCGTACTGGTTGTTCAGCACGCGCCACCCCGAGAAGCTCGCGACGTCGCTGACCGACGAGTCCCCCGACGCGGTGGGCGGCGACGTCGACAGGCACTGACACCAAGGCGGGTGGCCTCGGAGACCGATATCCCGAAACCACCCGCCTTGCGGATCGCATCCCCTCCGGACGAGTGCCACTGCACCGGACGCGGCGCCCCCGCCACCGCGCGGTGACCGGCAGTGCCGGGCGGCGTCAGACCGCGTCAGGCGCAGTCGCGGCAGATGAGACGCCCGCCGGACTCCTCGGCGAGCCTGCTGCGGTGGTGCACCAGGAAGCAGACGGAGCAGGTGAACTCGTCGGCCTGCTTCGGCACGACCTTCACCGTCACGTCCTCGCTCGACAGCCCGGAAAGGTCGGCGCCGGGGAGCTCGAAGTTCTCCGCCGACGCGTCCTCATCGACGTCCACGACGCCGGACTGGGTCTCGTTGCGCCTCGCCTTCAGCTCCTCCAACGAGTCCTCGGCCAGCTCGTCGGCTTCGCTGCGGCGCGGAGCGTCGTAGTCGGTCGCCATTTCTCTTTCACCCCTGCGATCAGCTTCGATACGTGTTCGCGGACTCGGCAGCCGCCGCCCGCGAGTTCTTCGTGCCGCTGGTCAACGTCCCAGCGCCCGTGTTTGTGCCCGGATTCCGGCGTGAGTGAGGTCTCTTTCGTCACCTCGCTGTCACCGACTGGAGCCCGGGAAGGGTAGCCCACCGCCTACCCCGACTCGAAGCTGGTCACCCAAGCCCTAAGATACGTCACCCAACAGGGTTAATACTGTGTGGAGCAGGACTTCCGTCGTTCGGGTTGTGGCGTGGCACCGGTGGCTGCACCGGGCGCCACTCGCTTGCCCGGGTGGGCACCGCCGTGATGCTATCCAGAGGCGGTCGGGAGCGCCGTGCTGTCACGCCCGGGCAACGACGACGGCGGACACACGGACGGATCTTTCAGGGGACCAACTTCTCACGTGAAGGGACGTGCAGGTGGCGGCGGGGACAGGGGGTCGCACAGGGGCAGGCAGGCAGCGGACGGTTCGTCCTTACCGCAAGAGAAAACCTTTGCCCGCCCTCATCTTCATCGGGGTGTTGGGCGTGGCG encodes:
- a CDS encoding DUF3710 domain-containing protein; this encodes MGIFGRRKRKQAVDDHDFGREPYDTGTGAEADPEDTVDGDGRSEGPYDVSEAPEDGVPRMDLGSIRVPVPNGSQVQVEMDQGSGTVRAVHVVTPQGQVTVSAYAAPRSGGLWREVSGELAEQLRSDGARVALGRGEWGIELSAIVGEVALRFIGVDGPRWMLRGVIAGPQSEASRAPEVLRAIMRGTVVDRGEAPMPVRTPLQITLPEAIASHIKSRQAPAQQAQSQQ
- the dut gene encoding dUTP diphosphatase, with the translated sequence MQVLISRLDPDVALPSYAHPGDAGADLVTTSDVRIAPGERVVVGTGVAVALPEGYAGFVHPRSGLAARTGLSIVNAPGTVDSGYRGEIRVCLVNLDPREPIVLRRGDRIAQLVVQRVERADFVEVEQLDDTVRGAGGYGSTGGHAALGTEN
- a CDS encoding DUF3093 domain-containing protein, whose protein sequence is MWVTESANTRTRTDLAYAERLAVAWWGWLLPVAAAVLLAAQVQFAYPAVPAWAPYAVLVPLAVTVVLALGRMRVRVETGDEPQLWVGGAHLPLRYVAAVDVVTKQDKRKALGPELDPAAFCVHKPWIGTMVRVHLDDPQDPTPYWLFSTRHPEKLATSLTDESPDAVGGDVDRH
- a CDS encoding DUF4193 domain-containing protein; its protein translation is MATDYDAPRRSEADELAEDSLEELKARRNETQSGVVDVDEDASAENFELPGADLSGLSSEDVTVKVVPKQADEFTCSVCFLVHHRSRLAEESGGRLICRDCA